A single region of the Mycobacterium lentiflavum genome encodes:
- a CDS encoding alpha/beta fold hydrolase — MTTRDPIHLGSGEPVLLLHPFLLSQTVWEDVAQQLADTGRYEVFAPTMAGHNGGPSAGTWFLSSAVLADHVEQQMDELGWETAHIVGNSLGGWVAFELERRGRARSVTGIAPAGGWTRWTPAKFEVIAKFILGIPLLVAAWAFGPRVLHLPFSRQLATYAISATPDAVSERQLSAIIDDVRHCPAYFQLLVKATLLHGLREVAQNAVPAHLVVCEKDRILPAPRFSRHFTNHLPKDSHQVTKLDGVGHVPMFEAPERVTQVITGFLDECCRADSRTQQSTG; from the coding sequence ATGACGACTCGCGATCCGATCCACCTGGGTTCTGGGGAGCCGGTCCTGCTGCTGCATCCCTTCCTGCTCTCCCAGACGGTCTGGGAGGACGTCGCGCAGCAGCTGGCAGACACTGGCCGCTACGAGGTATTCGCCCCGACCATGGCCGGTCACAACGGTGGACCGTCGGCCGGGACCTGGTTTCTCAGCTCGGCGGTGCTCGCCGACCACGTCGAGCAGCAAATGGACGAACTGGGCTGGGAAACCGCGCACATCGTGGGCAATTCACTGGGCGGCTGGGTCGCGTTCGAACTCGAGCGGCGCGGGCGCGCGCGCAGCGTCACCGGCATCGCCCCGGCCGGCGGATGGACGCGCTGGACTCCGGCGAAGTTCGAGGTCATCGCCAAGTTCATCCTCGGCATCCCGCTGCTGGTGGCCGCCTGGGCGTTCGGGCCGCGGGTGCTGCACCTGCCGTTCAGCCGGCAGTTGGCCACCTACGCGATCAGCGCCACACCGGACGCCGTCAGCGAGCGCCAGCTGTCCGCCATTATCGACGATGTCAGGCACTGCCCCGCCTACTTCCAGCTGCTGGTCAAGGCGACGCTGCTGCACGGCCTGCGGGAGGTCGCCCAGAACGCCGTTCCGGCCCACCTGGTGGTCTGCGAAAAGGACCGGATCCTGCCCGCACCCAGGTTCAGCCGGCACTTCACCAACCACCTGCCCAAGGACAGTCACCAGGTCACCAAGCTCGACGGGGTCGGGCATGTCCCGATGTTCGAGGCGCCCGAACGCGTCA